In Oncorhynchus kisutch isolate 150728-3 linkage group LG11, Okis_V2, whole genome shotgun sequence, the genomic stretch TCATACATTTTACAAATCAAACATTTTATTTCCAGTTTTCATTATAAAACCAGTACTGTATAACAGTACTAATATATTGACAACCAAAACCAGGTAGAGGCAGTAGTCAGAGCATTTTTTGTCCATAAGGCTGCCATTAAATTTACACAAACACATTTGGTATGATCATTCCTACCAAAACAAAATATTTGAACCATTTACAATATAATCAAGAAAAAGATGTCATACCACAGAACAGTGCAAGAAAACCTAAATTACATTAAATAAGTCTGAAAATATATGAACGCATTCAAATCCGATCTTACTCCACTATATCCTCAAGAAAAATTATCAACATCAAATGTAATTATTGGAGTATTTAGGCCTCCCAAATGAAAATACAAAATGAAACATAATCGAAAAACTCATTTCTTCTCATATTGTCCATGACAAGTGAGGTACAAATGTTGTGTGCTATGAGCACGCTATGGACTCCAGTTGTTGCTCGGCCTCAGCGGCCATGGCTGCTGCCTGCAGCTGTTCAGTCTCAGTTTGCAGGGAGCTGGGCGGCATCTGCTTCCTCTCGCTGTGCATGTTGTTCTCATGTCTCTTTAGATCCGAGGCTTTGGCAAAGGCCTTGGTGCATGAGCCGCAGACGAAGGGCTTCTCGCCCCTGTGGCGCCTCTCGTGGTCCTTCAGGTGGGACTTGTGCTTGAAGGCCTTGTCGCACATCTGGCAGCCGAAGGGACGCTCGTTACTGTGGACCCGCTCGTGCTTTTTAAGGTCGGGTGCTCGAATGAAGGACTTGCCACATACATCGCAGCGGTAGGGCTTGAAGCCTGTGTGGATCTTCAGGTGCTCCTTTAGGTGGGCCTGTGTAGTGAAGGCTTTGCTGCAGATCTCACAGATGAATGGACGTTCTGCTGAGTGCAGCTTTTCGTGTTTCCTCAAACGGTTCTCGTCGATGAAGGTCTTTCCACAGATCTGGCAGGCGAGCTGTTCGCGGTGGCCGTAGAGGAGGTACTCGAACTTCATGTCCGTCGTGGATGTGGACCACCCAGGGGGCTGCTCGTCCTTCACCTCGCCGATGCTGTCAGCGAACGTCAGTGTGGTGGTGGCGTGACCCGCCAGGTCTTTTGGCTCCGTGTCCATGGGCTCCTCCACGTCCTGGTCGTAGCAGCTCACCTTGTGCACGTCCTCATTGGCCAGCTCTTTGAGAATGGCCTCCTGCACTCTCAACGCCGTGTTTGGCGATTTGTCCAAGTCGTGATTGGCCGTCGGCTCTTCCACAAGGTCGTCAGTGGGAGTGTCATCATGGTCACCTAGCACCTGCACGTCGTTCTCCTGGCCCAATGTAGGGTCATCAGTAGGGAGAGCCATTTTGACAATATCATAGGGAAATGGTTTGGCATTATGGACATTATTTTCTTCAGTGGACATATCACGCTTCTGTGAACAGAGTTTGTCCAGAAATCGGATTCCGAGTATCTGGCCCGAAGACATCAGCAAATTCACATCCTTTTTCTTCACAGTAATCTTGGCTGTGTACATGTAGTTCAACACCTCCTCGAAGATGTCTGAGCGGATGAAGTCGATTTCTATGACTGAGGAGTTGTCCACTTCATGCTTCT encodes the following:
- the zbtb14 gene encoding zinc finger and BTB domain-containing protein 14 isoform X1; protein product: MVLTRIVTQILQFRAGAARPSAYARPQANDTQSVLFFLHCLTFIGDFLKGTTYSTTEYQSTMSETVKYMDDEHKTIFLKILNEQRLEGEHCDIAVVVEDVKFRAHRCVLAACSNYFKKLFKKHEVDNSSVIEIDFIRSDIFEEVLNYMYTAKITVKKKDVNLLMSSGQILGIRFLDKLCSQKRDMSTEENNVHNAKPFPYDIVKMALPTDDPTLGQENDVQVLGDHDDTPTDDLVEEPTANHDLDKSPNTALRVQEAILKELANEDVHKVSCYDQDVEEPMDTEPKDLAGHATTTLTFADSIGEVKDEQPPGWSTSTTDMKFEYLLYGHREQLACQICGKTFIDENRLRKHEKLHSAERPFICEICSKAFTTQAHLKEHLKIHTGFKPYRCDVCGKSFIRAPDLKKHERVHSNERPFGCQMCDKAFKHKSHLKDHERRHRGEKPFVCGSCTKAFAKASDLKRHENNMHSERKQMPPSSLQTETEQLQAAAMAAEAEQQLESIACS
- the zbtb14 gene encoding zinc finger and BTB domain-containing protein 14 isoform X2 produces the protein MSETVKYMDDEHKTIFLKILNEQRLEGEHCDIAVVVEDVKFRAHRCVLAACSNYFKKLFKKHEVDNSSVIEIDFIRSDIFEEVLNYMYTAKITVKKKDVNLLMSSGQILGIRFLDKLCSQKRDMSTEENNVHNAKPFPYDIVKMALPTDDPTLGQENDVQVLGDHDDTPTDDLVEEPTANHDLDKSPNTALRVQEAILKELANEDVHKVSCYDQDVEEPMDTEPKDLAGHATTTLTFADSIGEVKDEQPPGWSTSTTDMKFEYLLYGHREQLACQICGKTFIDENRLRKHEKLHSAERPFICEICSKAFTTQAHLKEHLKIHTGFKPYRCDVCGKSFIRAPDLKKHERVHSNERPFGCQMCDKAFKHKSHLKDHERRHRGEKPFVCGSCTKAFAKASDLKRHENNMHSERKQMPPSSLQTETEQLQAAAMAAEAEQQLESIACS